A single region of the Cereibacter sphaeroides 2.4.1 genome encodes:
- a CDS encoding cysteine desulfurase family protein: protein MGSRVYLDWNATTPLRAEARAAMLEAMDLVGNPSSVHAEGRRARALVERARAQVAAALGAEGADVVFVSGATEAAALACAGRGLLCADVEHEAVSAWCAPELAVDASGRVAVAEPGRSALQLANSETGILQDLPEGLAVSDLTQAFGKVPFAFNWLGCAMGFVSAHKIGGPKGVGALVIRRGLDLEARIKGGGQEMGRRAGTENLIGIAGFGAAAEAAARDLAEGLWEPVLQLRNILESALCDDGKGTISVGKAVPRLPNTLCLVTPGWKGETQVMQMDLAGFAVSAGSACSSGKVRASRVLRAMGLGEEEAGSALRLSLGPGVTEAEGLRFAEAWMRARDRHRARAA, encoded by the coding sequence GTGGGCTCGCGGGTCTATCTCGACTGGAATGCGACGACCCCGCTGCGCGCCGAGGCGCGGGCGGCGATGCTGGAGGCGATGGATCTGGTGGGCAACCCCTCCTCGGTCCATGCCGAGGGGCGCAGGGCGCGCGCGCTCGTGGAGCGGGCGCGGGCTCAGGTGGCGGCGGCGCTCGGCGCCGAGGGGGCGGATGTCGTCTTCGTGTCCGGAGCGACCGAGGCGGCGGCGCTGGCCTGTGCCGGGCGCGGGCTCTTATGCGCCGACGTGGAGCATGAGGCTGTCTCGGCCTGGTGTGCGCCGGAGCTGGCCGTGGATGCCTCGGGGCGCGTGGCAGTGGCCGAGCCGGGGCGCTCCGCGCTGCAGCTCGCCAATTCCGAGACCGGCATCCTGCAGGATCTGCCCGAGGGGCTGGCGGTCTCGGACCTGACGCAGGCCTTCGGCAAGGTGCCCTTCGCCTTCAACTGGCTCGGCTGCGCCATGGGATTCGTCTCGGCGCATAAGATCGGCGGGCCGAAGGGGGTGGGGGCGCTGGTGATCCGGCGCGGGCTCGACCTCGAGGCGCGGATCAAAGGGGGCGGGCAGGAGATGGGCCGCCGCGCGGGCACCGAAAACCTGATCGGGATCGCGGGCTTCGGCGCTGCGGCGGAGGCTGCGGCGCGGGATCTGGCCGAAGGTCTCTGGGAGCCTGTGCTTCAACTTAGAAATATTCTAGAATCGGCGTTGTGCGACGACGGAAAAGGGACTATTTCTGTCGGGAAAGCGGTTCCCCGGCTGCCGAACACGCTCTGCCTCGTCACCCCCGGCTGGAAGGGCGAGACGCAGGTGATGCAGATGGATCTGGCGGGCTTCGCGGTCTCGGCGGGATCGGCCTGTTCGTCGGGCAAGGTGCGGGCCAGCCGCGTCCTGCGGGCGATGGGGCTCGGAGAGGAAGAGGCCGGCTCGGCGCTGCGCCTCTCGCTGGGGCCGGGCGTGACCGAGGCCGAGGGGCTGCGGTTCGCCGAGGCCTGGATGCGGGCGCGGGATCGCCACCGGGCGCGGGCCGCCTGA
- the iscR gene encoding Fe-S cluster assembly transcriptional regulator IscR produces the protein MKLSTKGRYAMVALVDLALAQKSGNELVSLAEVSKRQDISLPYLEQLFVKLRRAGLVEAVRGPGGGYKLARPAESIRVSEIMEAVEETVNAMHTGAGASGGVSGSRAQSLTNRLWEGLSAHVYVFLHQTRLSDIIKNEMRPCPAVPALFRVVDED, from the coding sequence ATGAAACTCTCGACCAAGGGTCGGTATGCGATGGTGGCGCTGGTGGATCTCGCGCTCGCCCAGAAGTCGGGCAACGAGCTTGTCTCGCTTGCCGAAGTGTCGAAGCGGCAGGACATTTCGCTGCCCTATCTCGAGCAGCTGTTCGTCAAGCTGCGGCGGGCGGGGCTGGTGGAGGCGGTGCGAGGGCCGGGGGGCGGCTACAAGCTCGCGCGGCCCGCGGAGTCGATCCGGGTCAGCGAGATCATGGAAGCGGTGGAAGAGACGGTCAATGCGATGCATACCGGTGCTGGTGCAAGTGGAGGCGTTTCCGGCTCGCGTGCACAATCCTTGACCAACCGGCTGTGGGAGGGCCTCTCGGCGCATGTCTATGTCTTCCTGCACCAGACCCGTCTGTCGGACATCATCAAAAACGAGATGCGTCCATGCCCGGCGGTGCCGGCGCTGTTTCGAGTGGTTGACGAGGACTGA
- a CDS encoding alpha/beta hydrolase, which produces MPEVIFAGPEGRLEGRYHPQKDRDAPIAIVLHPHPQFGGSMNNKVVYNLHYAFYRLGFTVLRFNFRGVGRSQGEYDQGIGELSDAAAALDYLQSMNQNAKHCWVAGFSFGAWIGMQLLMRRPEITGFVSVAPPANMYDFSFLAPCPSSGLIINGTADRVAQPKDTVTLVGKLHEQKGITVTHEQIEGADHFFKDEEAHMTPMISKVSDYVKRRLTEGSR; this is translated from the coding sequence ATGCCCGAAGTGATTTTCGCCGGTCCCGAGGGCCGGCTCGAAGGCCGCTACCACCCGCAGAAGGATCGCGACGCGCCCATTGCCATCGTGCTGCACCCGCACCCGCAGTTCGGCGGCTCGATGAACAACAAGGTCGTCTACAACCTGCACTATGCCTTCTATCGGCTGGGATTCACAGTGCTGCGCTTCAACTTCCGGGGCGTCGGCAGGTCGCAGGGCGAGTACGATCAGGGCATCGGCGAATTGTCGGATGCGGCGGCCGCGCTCGATTACCTGCAGTCGATGAACCAGAACGCCAAACACTGCTGGGTCGCGGGCTTCTCCTTCGGCGCCTGGATCGGGATGCAGCTCCTCATGCGCCGTCCCGAGATCACCGGCTTCGTCTCGGTGGCCCCGCCCGCCAACATGTACGACTTCTCCTTCCTCGCCCCCTGCCCCTCCTCGGGCCTCATCATCAACGGCACCGCCGACCGGGTGGCCCAGCCCAAGGACACGGTGACGCTGGTGGGCAAGCTGCACGAGCAGAAGGGCATCACCGTCACCCACGAGCAGATCGAGGGCGCCGACCACTTCTTCAAGGACGAAGAGGCGCACATGACCCCGATGATCTCCAAGGTCTCGGACTATGTGAAGCGCCGCCTCACCGAGGGCTCGCGGTGA
- a CDS encoding HD domain-containing protein, producing the protein MSDRLGRQLAFLAEADRLKTVLRANTLADGSRRENSGEHSWHVALYALILADQAGPDVRIDRVLRMLLIHDLVEIDCGDTPIHGSHDAASVAAAESAAADRIFRLLPEDQAAEFRALWEEFEASLSPDAVFAKSIDRVQPVMQNLQSGGGTWKEFAVTSEQLDTRVGAKIARGAPGLWAHVRALTRTYFDRAAG; encoded by the coding sequence GTGAGCGACCGTCTCGGCCGGCAGCTCGCCTTCCTGGCCGAGGCAGACCGGCTGAAGACGGTCCTGCGCGCCAACACGCTGGCCGACGGCTCGCGGCGCGAGAATTCGGGCGAGCATTCGTGGCATGTGGCGCTTTACGCGCTGATTCTGGCCGATCAGGCCGGCCCCGATGTGCGCATCGACCGTGTGCTGCGCATGCTGCTCATCCATGATCTCGTCGAGATCGACTGCGGCGACACGCCCATTCACGGCAGCCACGACGCGGCCTCGGTGGCCGCGGCCGAAAGCGCTGCCGCCGACCGGATCTTCCGCCTCCTGCCCGAGGATCAGGCCGCCGAGTTTCGCGCGCTCTGGGAGGAGTTCGAGGCGAGCCTGTCGCCCGACGCCGTCTTTGCGAAATCGATCGACCGGGTGCAGCCGGTGATGCAGAACCTGCAGTCGGGCGGCGGCACCTGGAAGGAGTTCGCCGTCACCTCCGAGCAGCTCGACACGCGGGTGGGGGCGAAGATCGCCCGCGGTGCCCCCGGCCTCTGGGCGCATGTGCGCGCTCTCACGCGGACCTATTTCGACCGGGCGGCGGGCTGA
- a CDS encoding NADP-dependent isocitrate dehydrogenase has protein sequence MSKIKVANPVVELDGDEMTRIIWDFIKQKLILPYLDIDLHYYDLGIEERDRTEDKITVDAAHAIKQHGVGVKCATITPDEARVEEFGLKSMWKSPNGTIRNILGGVIFRQPIICRNVPRLVPGWTKPIVVGRHAFGDQYRATDFRFPGKGKLTLKFVGEDGAVIEREVFDAPGSGVTMAMYNLDQSIIDFARASMNYGLNLGWPVYLSTKNTILKAYDGRFKDLFQQVYEEEFAEKFKAAGITYEHRLIDDMVASALKWSGGYVWACKNYDGDVQSDTVAQGFGSLGLMTSVLMTPDGQTVEAEAAHGTVTRHFRQHQAGKETSTNSIASIYAWTGGLKHRAKLDGNADLARFAETLERVTVQTVEDGFMTKDLALLVGPDQKWLTTIGYLEKVDEYLDRALGA, from the coding sequence ATGTCGAAGATCAAGGTAGCGAACCCCGTCGTCGAGCTCGACGGCGACGAGATGACCCGCATCATCTGGGACTTCATCAAGCAGAAGCTGATCCTGCCCTACCTCGACATCGACCTGCATTACTACGACCTCGGCATCGAGGAGCGCGACCGCACCGAGGACAAGATCACGGTCGACGCGGCCCATGCGATCAAGCAGCATGGCGTGGGCGTGAAATGCGCCACCATCACGCCGGACGAGGCGCGGGTCGAGGAATTCGGCCTGAAATCGATGTGGAAGAGCCCGAACGGCACGATCCGCAACATCCTCGGCGGCGTGATCTTCCGCCAGCCGATCATCTGCCGCAACGTCCCGCGCCTCGTGCCGGGCTGGACAAAGCCCATCGTCGTCGGCCGCCATGCCTTCGGCGACCAGTATCGCGCGACCGACTTCCGCTTCCCGGGCAAGGGCAAGCTCACGCTGAAATTCGTGGGCGAGGACGGCGCGGTGATCGAGCGCGAGGTGTTCGACGCGCCGGGCTCGGGCGTGACCATGGCGATGTACAACCTCGACCAGTCGATCATCGACTTCGCGCGCGCCTCGATGAACTACGGGCTGAACCTCGGCTGGCCGGTGTACCTCTCGACCAAGAACACGATCCTCAAGGCCTATGACGGGCGCTTCAAGGACCTCTTCCAGCAGGTCTACGAGGAGGAATTCGCCGAGAAGTTCAAGGCGGCGGGCATCACCTACGAGCACCGGCTGATCGACGACATGGTGGCCTCGGCGCTGAAATGGTCGGGCGGCTATGTCTGGGCCTGCAAGAACTACGACGGCGACGTGCAGTCGGATACGGTGGCGCAGGGCTTCGGCTCGCTCGGGCTGATGACGAGCGTGCTGATGACGCCGGACGGGCAGACGGTGGAGGCCGAGGCCGCGCATGGCACGGTCACGCGGCACTTCCGCCAGCATCAGGCGGGCAAGGAGACCTCGACCAACTCGATCGCCTCGATCTACGCCTGGACGGGCGGCCTCAAGCACCGCGCCAAGCTCGACGGCAATGCCGATCTCGCCCGCTTCGCCGAGACGCTCGAGCGGGTCACGGTGCAGACGGTCGAGGACGGCTTCATGACGAAGGACCTCGCGCTCCTCGTGGGCCCGGATCAGAAGTGGCTGACCACGATCGGCTATCTCGAGAAGGTCGACGAATATCTCGACCGCGCGCTCGGCGCCTGA
- a CDS encoding YitT family protein — translation MADPTTHTKLEDAQALAYGCTMAAFGITILTHLGLVTGQTAGLAVLISYATGWGFAPVFFAINIPFYWLGYRRMGPAFTLKTFLSVALMSALAQVMPQWISFAHLHPAFGAVLFGLTSGSALLALFRHGASLGGIGILALYLQDKTGFRAGWTQLAFDAGLFAVALTLRDWHLVAWSFLGALVVNLVIAINHRRDRYLAT, via the coding sequence ATGGCCGACCCTACCACCCACACGAAGCTCGAAGATGCCCAGGCCCTCGCCTACGGTTGCACGATGGCCGCCTTCGGGATCACCATCCTCACGCATCTGGGGCTCGTCACGGGGCAGACGGCGGGCCTCGCAGTCCTGATCTCCTACGCAACGGGCTGGGGCTTCGCGCCGGTCTTCTTTGCGATCAACATTCCCTTCTACTGGCTTGGCTACCGGCGGATGGGGCCAGCCTTCACGCTGAAGACCTTCCTGTCGGTCGCGCTCATGTCGGCCCTTGCGCAGGTCATGCCCCAGTGGATCTCCTTCGCGCATCTCCATCCGGCCTTCGGCGCAGTGCTCTTCGGCCTGACCTCAGGCTCGGCGCTCCTCGCCCTCTTCCGGCACGGGGCAAGCCTCGGCGGCATCGGCATCCTCGCGCTCTACCTTCAGGACAAGACCGGATTCCGCGCGGGCTGGACCCAGCTCGCCTTCGACGCCGGGCTGTTTGCGGTGGCCCTCACGCTGCGTGACTGGCATCTCGTCGCCTGGTCCTTCCTCGGGGCGCTGGTGGTGAACCTCGTCATCGCCATCAACCACCGCCGCGACCGCTACCTCGCGACCTGA
- the typA gene encoding translational GTPase TypA encodes MELRNIAIIAHVDHGKTTLVDELLKQSGAFRDNQSVAERAMDSNDIERERGITILAKCTSVEWNGKRINIVDTPGHADFGGEVERILSMVDGVVLLVDAAEGPMPQTKFVTSKALALGLRPIVVLNKVDKPDAEPDRALNEVFDLFANLGASDDQLDFPALYASGRSGWADEQLDGPRKDLSALFELVLRHVPAPKQLAAREEPFRMLATTLSADPFIGRILTGRVEAGTVKAGDTLKALSRTGDRIEQFRVSKVLAFRGLSQTPIDLGEAGDIVTLAGMSKATVADTLCAPEVDVPLPAQPIDPPTISVTFGINDSPLAGKDGNKVQSRVIRERLMKEAEINVAIKVTDTPGGEAFEVAGRGELQMGVLIENMRREGFELSISRPRVLFREEDGQRMEPIEEVTIDVDDEFTGAVIEKLTGPRKGDLVEMKPAGAGKTRIIAHVPSRGLIGYHGQFLTDTRGTGVLNRVFHEWAPHKGPIEGRRVGVLVSMENGSSVPYALWNLEERGHLFIGAQESVYVGMIIGEHSRENDLEVNPLKGKKLTNVRASGTDEAVRLTPPVRLSLEQAIAYIDDDELVEVTPKIVRMRKRYLDPHERKRAAKAAE; translated from the coding sequence ATGGAGCTTCGCAACATCGCCATTATCGCGCACGTCGACCATGGCAAGACGACCCTGGTGGACGAGCTCCTCAAGCAGTCCGGCGCCTTCCGCGACAACCAGTCCGTGGCCGAGCGCGCCATGGACAGCAACGACATCGAGCGCGAGCGTGGCATCACGATCCTCGCCAAATGCACCTCGGTCGAGTGGAACGGCAAGCGCATCAACATCGTCGACACGCCCGGCCACGCCGACTTCGGCGGCGAGGTCGAGCGCATCCTGAGCATGGTCGATGGCGTGGTGCTCCTCGTGGATGCCGCAGAAGGCCCGATGCCGCAGACCAAGTTCGTCACCTCGAAGGCGCTGGCCCTCGGGCTCCGGCCCATCGTGGTGCTGAACAAGGTCGACAAGCCCGATGCCGAGCCCGACCGCGCGCTGAACGAGGTCTTCGACCTCTTCGCCAACCTCGGCGCGTCCGACGACCAGCTCGACTTCCCCGCCCTCTATGCCTCCGGCCGCTCCGGCTGGGCGGACGAACAGCTCGACGGGCCGCGCAAGGATCTGTCGGCCCTGTTCGAGCTCGTGCTGCGCCATGTCCCGGCGCCGAAGCAGCTCGCGGCGCGCGAGGAGCCGTTCCGCATGCTCGCCACCACTCTCTCGGCCGACCCGTTCATCGGCCGCATCCTGACGGGCCGCGTCGAGGCGGGTACGGTCAAGGCCGGCGACACGCTGAAGGCGCTGTCGCGCACCGGCGACCGGATCGAGCAGTTCCGCGTGTCGAAGGTGCTGGCCTTCCGCGGCCTGTCGCAGACCCCCATCGATCTGGGCGAGGCCGGCGACATCGTGACGCTCGCCGGCATGTCGAAGGCGACCGTCGCCGACACTCTCTGCGCCCCCGAGGTGGACGTGCCGCTCCCGGCCCAGCCCATCGACCCGCCGACGATCTCGGTCACCTTCGGCATCAACGATTCGCCGCTCGCCGGCAAGGACGGCAACAAGGTGCAGTCGCGCGTGATCCGCGAGCGGCTGATGAAGGAGGCCGAGATCAACGTCGCGATCAAGGTCACCGACACGCCCGGCGGCGAGGCCTTCGAGGTTGCCGGGCGGGGCGAGCTGCAGATGGGCGTGCTGATCGAGAACATGCGCCGCGAAGGGTTCGAACTGTCGATCTCGCGCCCGCGCGTGCTCTTCCGCGAGGAGGACGGTCAGCGCATGGAGCCCATCGAGGAAGTCACCATCGATGTGGATGACGAGTTCACCGGCGCCGTGATCGAGAAGCTGACCGGGCCGCGCAAGGGCGACCTCGTCGAGATGAAGCCCGCAGGGGCCGGCAAGACCCGGATCATCGCCCATGTGCCCTCGCGCGGGCTCATCGGCTATCACGGCCAGTTCCTGACCGACACCCGCGGCACGGGCGTGCTGAACCGCGTCTTCCACGAATGGGCGCCCCACAAGGGCCCGATCGAGGGCCGCCGCGTCGGCGTCCTCGTCTCGATGGAGAACGGCAGCTCGGTGCCCTACGCGCTCTGGAACCTCGAGGAGCGGGGCCATCTCTTCATCGGCGCGCAGGAATCGGTCTATGTCGGCATGATCATCGGCGAGCACAGCCGCGAGAACGATCTCGAGGTCAACCCGCTGAAGGGCAAGAAACTCACCAACGTCCGCGCCTCGGGCACGGACGAGGCGGTGCGCCTCACCCCGCCCGTCCGGCTCTCGCTCGAGCAGGCCATCGCCTATATCGACGATGACGAGCTGGTGGAGGTGACGCCCAAGATTGTGCGGATGCGCAAGCGCTACCTCGACCCGCATGAGAGAAAGCGCGCTGCCAAGGCCGCGGAATAA